The proteins below come from a single Miscanthus floridulus cultivar M001 chromosome 1, ASM1932011v1, whole genome shotgun sequence genomic window:
- the LOC136493735 gene encoding uncharacterized protein: protein MPSTVSPSRRPGGGRWWRWRTLTRGDLLTFLVAAMLCSASYCLSIWHNSRGAADSRVVLGPSAGAGAAGASWPCGSDARAGAADANESLDFEAHHTAESAGLSVSASSAAATTTTTRARRALSGATA from the coding sequence CAGGCGCCCCGGCGGCGGCAGATGGTGGCGCTGGCGCACCCTCACGCGCGGCGACCTCCTCACCTTCCTGGTCGCTGCGATGCTGTGCTCCGCGTCCTACTGCCTGTCGATATGGCACAACAGCCGCGGCGCCGCGGACAGCCGCGTCGTCCTCGGGCccagcgcgggcgcgggcgcggccggGGCCTCGTGGCCCTGCGGAAGCGATGCACGCGCGGGCGCGGCTGACGCGAACGAGTCGCTGGACTTCGAGGCCCACCACACCGCCGAGAGCGCCGGGCTGTCCGTCTCGGCTTCTTCTGCGGccgcaacgacgacgacgaccagaGCCCGGCGGGCATTAAGCGGGGCCACGGCGTGA